The following proteins are co-located in the Brassica rapa cultivar Chiifu-401-42 unplaced genomic scaffold, CAAS_Brap_v3.01 Scaffold0027, whole genome shotgun sequence genome:
- the LOC117129557 gene encoding uncharacterized protein LOC117129557 produces the protein MKVMRTQVAAMVQLFTPLVNSSVGQATPVATTTPNTNGPVVETVEVIEIDPPEKSEKKVDYLSLLQHLSRLGTKHFSGSTDPIVADEWRSRLVRNFQSIRCPMDYRRDIAVHFLEGDAHNWWLAVDKRTNGSLESFADFEVEFNRKYFPAEAWDRLEAQFLDLAQGRRTVREYEEEFNRL, from the coding sequence atgaaggtaatgcgGACTCAGGTTGCGGCTATGGtgcaactgttcacgccactagtgaactcctcggttggccaggctacgcctgtggctacgaccacccccaacaccaatggtccagttgtggaaacggttgaggtgatcgagatcgatccaccagaaaagtctgaaaagaaggtggactatctgagtctgcttcaacatttatccaggttgggtacgaagcatttctccggtagcaccgaccctattgtggcagacgagtggaggagtaggctggtccgaaactttcaatcaattCGCTGTCCAATGGATTACAGacgcgacattgcggttcacttcctggaaggggacgcgcataactggtggcttgcagtggacaagcgcaccaatgggagtctggaaagttttgcggactttgaagttgaattcaaccgcaaatacttccctgctgaggcttgggatcgtctggaagctcagtttctagatttggcccaaggccgcaggaccgtacgggagtacgaagaagagttcaaccggctca